CGCTTTTGCTTTGATATGGAAGGCGAAGCAGGGAGTTTCCTTGAGAGAGCCGCGATCGTTGGGTTCTGAAAGGTAAGCCCCGTCGTCGGAGGGTCGGGTTGAGATCGGGCATGTCTTGAacgggaggaagaggtaaGAAGAGGTAAATACGGCCGATGAGGTCGACTGAGAAGACAACAGAAGGAACATGAAATATGGTGGGAAAGAGCTACCCATTATCAACAAATTATCAGTGCCATGCTCCACTCTGAGCAAGTCATCTCTCCCTCTACAACATTCTCTTCAATATTGGGCCAAGTTCGGGACCGATGCGGTGGCATTTTCTATACATACATGATCCCCTGCAGCAAGCATGCATTCCCACATCCAAGCAAGATCATGTTCGCTGACAGCACGAAATCGTCCGCGGCCTTGGTGAGTTGAACACTTGTGAATGGTCCAAGCTAGGGCTACACCAGATCTTGTCGGAATTGCTTCTGTTGCCACCTGCCATTTATACCATGTCACTCCGATCTGTAATTTTTTTGAGCTCCGAAAAGCGTGGATTCATTGTTCTGATGCATCTCGTTGTTTCTCAGGCCAGGTCAACACGGGCAGATGCCGGCTTACCAACACTAGATGGCTGAAAGCAACGGTTGTACTGCAGCACCAGTGGCGCATCAgctcttgttctttttccAGGGTTGTTTCTTCCTCTCACGATGCTCTGGGCACTGCCTGAGTGTCTTGGATCAGACCTACCCTACCGAGACAAGCACTCCAGCACCTGAGCTCAGAAACACCCAAGACGCTGTTTCCGACCCGTGGGTTCTGATGAACAGCAAGGGGCCCCATCGATTCAGTCGGGATtgttcttcccccccttccctcttaCCGTTCCTATTTTACAGTCGGTTCTTCCACCTTGCCACGATGTGGCGGCCACTTTCCAGGAAAGGAACTCCCACGAGCTATTCGTCATGGCAGCGCGCAAACGTTAGCATTTTCACCTCACACCTGGGTCTTGGCTGTCTCTCTATTCTAACTGTTCAGCTACCATTCTCCTCAGCTGATATCTCTCATATTGTCCCTATTATCCTAGCAACTCACCTATACACGATTACCGTTTCGCGCATAGATGGGTAGATATCAGCCCCTCTCGTCTTGGCTCACCtagctacctaccttctCGACCTACCCAATATTCAACCACCTTTTATTTTACTACGAGAACACGACCTTGCTTTGATGGATTGTCACAACCGCCAACATTCCTGGCGACGAAACAATGGCTCCCCCGATATGGCTCGTCTTGCGAGGCATCAAGGAAGGGAGCGagacctcgtcctcggcggcggcggagagaaGGAACCCTTCGTACAGCGAGCCGTTGGTTGGCATGGTCATAAGTGTCATCCTGGCCATGGTCTCGCTAGTTATTATCTCCTCGTTTCTGAGTAtgtcccttctttttctgtcgAGCTGTCTTTGCTGACGGATTGACAGCCCAAAGGTATCTGGCGGTTAAGCTCTGGAGCAGACTCCCTTTTGTTCAATACTGTAGGTGGCCTTCCGTAtgtcatggtggtggcggaggagcagGATCACCGGCTAACGGGAAACAGTGGTGTTCGCTATCTATGCTGATTCCTTTCTGTTTGTGTTTGCTACTGGCATACTCcagtttggttttggtgtggGATACTCGGTATCAGTGTGCGAATCAGCCATTCTATTGTGTCTGGCTTGCTATGTAACGACAAAGGTATGCTATTCGGCGGGCTCGTAAGGCTCTCTCGACGAGTGTGCTAATATTGAATGAGTAGATTGTATGTGCTTGGCTCAGCTCATGTCTTGTATTTTTGCTGACAGGACCTAGCTTATCTACATGTTTCTGGTAGAAAAAGCCGTAAGACACTGCGGTCGCCATTGACGATTTCCCACTGACACGAGATAGTTCATCATACGATCAGGCTCCAAGAGAAGGCGCATGACGTCGAAGCTCTATCTGTTCAACTCGTTCGGCATGATCGGTATGTTCTCGGAGGCCTTGACCGTGTTTATGGGAGCGGTCACTGACAACAGGGAACCACAGGGGTTTATTGCGTTGTTGTCGTTATGAACTTCATCTAGTATTGCACCCCCTGTTGTCGATCTCAGCTTCCACGGCTAACCGACATCTCCAGTCGCATCACGAGGGTGGAAAACGGCCAATGCATAATAGGCATGAGGAAGGAAGCCATGATCCCTCTGATAAGCTTCGATCTGCTCGTCAATGTGAGCCCGTTCAGTTCTTCTCTGTTTCCCGTTTGGATCCACGGCTCGAACGGTTGCTAACAGTTCAATCATCAGATATATCTTACCTTGGTATTCTTAATACCATTATCCAGTACAccgctcctccttctctctgGTTCATTTCCGCCTTACTGACCTGGAATCATAGGAACGTACACGTGGAAGAACTTTGTCCACACACCTGGCAGTCGACGTCTCCGAACCGTGGCCATGAGAACTTTTGTGGGTTGTGTCTGCACATTGACCAGCAGCGTGGTGTAGGTTTCCCTTCACGCACTGACGGCGGTGACCCCTAACAAGTGCCACAGGAACCTATCCGTGCTTATGGCTCTCGATGGCGAGCCAGGCTGGGTGTGCCTGATGTGTTGTAATAGTGATATCCTCTTCAGTGCAATTGTCATCCAATGGGTCACCTCCCGCGACAGCACTAGCTCGGCGGCCTCTACTGATTCTGTCAGCGGAGGAGCATCTCGACCACGAAGtcagcacaacaaccacactaGTCACGGGGGAGAGGAGTTGGCCGGTCTCGACAACAGCCATCACCGCTGCAACGTTAACAACCGGCAGAAGGATTCTCTCGAGGGAGATAAGAAA
This window of the Podospora pseudoanserina strain CBS 124.78 chromosome 3, whole genome shotgun sequence genome carries:
- a CDS encoding hypothetical protein (EggNog:ENOG503P1X5); amino-acid sequence: MAPPIWLVLRGIKEGSETSSSAAAERRNPSYSEPLVGMVISVILAMVSLVIISSFLTQRYLAVKLWSRLPFVQYLVFAIYADSFLFVFATGILQFGFGVGYSVSVCESAILLCLACYVTTKLIYMFLVEKAFIIRSGSKRRRMTSKLYLFNSFGMIGVYCVVVVMNFIYRITRVENGQCIIGMRKEAMIPLISFDLLVNIYLTLVFLIPLSRTYTWKNFVHTPGSRRLRTVAMRTFVGCVCTLTSSVVNLSVLMALDGEPGWVCLMCCNSDILFSAIVIQWVTSRDSTSSAASTDSVSGGASRPRSQHNNHTSHGGEELAGLDNSHHRCNVNNRQKDSLEGDKKQQARNKSLNRKGLVSSTDAIVADAAEMSINHAEFGGDGDVSPRSTEVNTVCYDDGRDKETNRRPYTSGSLTRTTTTTTTNNPHDDDGAAAGRFPRLPPALATSTVRHHTSEVRVDVDYGATSLSSREIADGEEARLGNSIVIGSGTSVCGVTDVTGGGRWTKQPPAWSPGTGPGL